A genomic segment from Deltaproteobacteria bacterium encodes:
- the miaA gene encoding tRNA (adenosine(37)-N6)-dimethylallyltransferase MiaA — protein sequence MNKKQKIIIITGPTATGKTEIGIELALKYNGRIVNCDSRQVYRYMDIGTAKPYKEQLAMIQHYMIDIITPSEYFSVAKYIEMADEHIKSISNNGFIPFIVGGTGLYIKALVYGIAGVPYISPEIRNGLKEEQRLYGNKFLYNRLKAVDPEDSVHIKPNDSYRIIRALEIFDATGITMHTYLKEHGFSDKRYDYLYIVLYYADKLAHISAIENRVDGMINRGLIDEAGWLTDNGYGADLPSMKTVGYKEMIAYLEGIFDKDTAINLIKQHTKAYVKRQITWFKAVKDAIWIDVRTDRQRLDGLIDRFVYAKDT from the coding sequence ATGAATAAGAAGCAAAAAATCATTATTATTACAGGGCCAACAGCTACGGGTAAAACCGAGATAGGCATAGAACTTGCTTTAAAATATAATGGGAGAATCGTCAATTGTGATTCAAGGCAGGTGTATCGATATATGGATATAGGAACCGCGAAACCCTATAAAGAGCAATTGGCTATGATACAACATTATATGATAGATATTATAACACCGTCTGAATATTTCAGTGTTGCTAAATATATTGAAATGGCAGACGAACATATAAAATCAATTTCAAATAATGGCTTTATCCCGTTCATAGTCGGAGGAACAGGACTGTACATAAAAGCATTGGTTTACGGCATTGCAGGAGTGCCTTACATCAGCCCTGAAATTCGAAATGGATTAAAAGAGGAGCAAAGGCTCTACGGTAACAAGTTTCTCTATAACAGGTTAAAGGCGGTAGATCCGGAAGATTCGGTACACATAAAGCCTAATGACTCGTATAGAATAATAAGGGCGCTTGAGATCTTTGATGCTACTGGTATAACAATGCATACGTATCTCAAAGAGCATGGCTTTTCTGATAAAAGGTACGATTATCTGTATATCGTACTTTATTATGCTGATAAACTAGCTCACATCTCTGCCATTGAAAACAGGGTTGATGGCATGATCAACAGAGGTCTTATAGACGAAGCCGGGTGGCTGACAGATAATGGTTATGGAGCAGATTTGCCGTCAATGAAGACAGTGGGGTATAAGGAAATGATAGCATACCTTGAGGGTATATTTGATAAAGATACTGCAATAAATTTAATAAAGCAGCATACAAAGGCTTATGTAAAAAGGCAGATCACATGGTTTAAAGCCGTGAAAGATGCTATATGGATAGATGTAAGAACTGATCGGCAAAGGTTGGACGGCTTGATAGACAGGTTTGTATATGCCAAAGACACATAA
- a CDS encoding YdcF family protein gives MKRTIIRVAIVALFLFIMPILSLPLIGRLLYISSTPHKADTIIVLSGDSEPYYPRTEEAIKLFKQGYAPYIIFTGYGFGGDSAEFLSKIALHFKIPKNAILIEPHAQNTYENFLFSKPIILKHGFQSILIVTSPYHQLRAYLVAKKIFKGTGIKIYNCASSKPESIHYAVYERIREGRFELMECIKILGYYMLGRI, from the coding sequence ATGAAACGGACAATTATTAGAGTAGCCATAGTGGCATTGTTTTTATTTATAATGCCAATTTTAAGCCTGCCGCTTATCGGCAGATTACTTTACATTTCCAGTACACCGCATAAAGCAGACACAATTATTGTTTTAAGCGGTGATTCGGAGCCATATTATCCGAGAACAGAAGAAGCTATAAAACTATTCAAACAGGGCTACGCCCCCTATATAATCTTTACAGGATATGGGTTTGGCGGAGACAGCGCAGAGTTCTTATCAAAGATAGCATTGCATTTTAAGATACCGAAAAATGCAATTCTCATAGAGCCTCATGCACAAAACACTTATGAAAATTTTTTATTTTCAAAACCCATTATTTTAAAACATGGATTTCAATCAATACTGATTGTTACATCACCGTATCATCAGTTAAGAGCTTACCTTGTTGCAAAAAAAATATTTAAAGGAACAGGCATTAAGATCTATAACTGCGCCTCAAGCAAGCCGGAATCAATTCATTACGCTGTATATGAAAGAATAAGAGAGGGCAGATTCGAATTGATGGAGTGTATAAAGATATTGGGCTATTACATGCTTGGACGGATATAA